DNA from Mycobacterium sp. SMC-8:
CCACCGCCTCGGCCAGCGCGGTGCGTGGCGGCGTGCCGTCGACGATCCCGTCGGGGCCGAACCGGGTGGACCACCACGCCGTGGTTTCGGACAGCACCATGGTCGCCGCTTTCCCACTACCGAGCAGCGCCACTCCCGCCTTGGCCGCCACCGCTGGTAGCCGCCAGCCGTAGCTACGGTCGACCACCCCGCCTCGCACCGAACCGGCGATATCGCGCTCGACGTCGTCGCCGGACACCCCGGGGAAACCGGACATGATGGCGCGCAAGGTGGTGATGTTCAGCACGGGCCGGCCGTGGAACACCCCGATCAGGTGTTCGGCCACATCATCGGGGTAGCTGGTGTCCTTCTCCGAAATGGCACCGAGTTGGGCGAACCCGCGTCGGGAACTGATATCGGTCAGCGGGCCATAGAACGACCATCCCAGCGGAACGATCACACCGGGAGTTACCTCGGCCATATTGCTTCGTGTCCAGCAGATCTCGGGCGGGGACGAGTAGGTCAGCGGATCGCTCACGTCGCCTCCATGAGGGACCGCATGTACTCACGGCTCTGCTGTAGCGGAAAGAACTCCTGCAGCTCGCCCCAGGCTTGGGTGCCGACTTTCCCGTCAATCCCTTCGATGGACCAACGCACCATGCACCACCACTGGAACGTGTACGGATAGCCCTGCCATCGCAGCCAATTCACGCATTCGCCGTCGACGACGAGATCGCGCCCGAGTTCGTCGTGTCCGCGCAGTTGGATTCGCAACGGTCGCCCATCGGTGCCGCGCTCGGTGACCCTGCGTTCGCCCTTGACCAGCGGGCTGGTCACCCCGTCCTGTCGCTGCCAGCCGAACAGCAGAGTCTCGGTGGTTCCTTCGATCGGGTCGTCCGCTACGGGCTGGTCGGCCACCACGAACAGGTGGAATCCGTCGCCGTTGTCGTCCAGCCCCCACGGGAAGTCGGCCCTGGGCATCGGCTTCGGACGGCGCGGCCCCCAGGAGTGATCCCGGTTCGACCAGCACCGGACTTCGAGCAGCTCACCACCAAGGGTGATGGTGCCCGTCATCCGTCCCGGCTGCTCGAAATGCCCGCTGCCCCACGCATCGGCTCCGCCGCTGCCCCACGTCGAGTGAAAGGGCTCAGCGGTGGCGGTCCACGTCAGGTCTGCCTGGCATCCTCTGCCGTCGTAGGTGATCGAGAATTCCTTCAGCGGCTGCACCATCTTGACCGTCAGCCCGTTGGGAAGCGCGCAGTCGAACATGTCCCACGTGGGATCGAGTGCCCAAAGATCGCCCCAGTCGTAGAAGAGGCAGTCATAGGGGTTCTCCCCGGATGGGTCCCACAACGCGATGCCCCCGACCGACAGTTTCATGTTGGGCCGATGGAATACCATCACCCAGCCGCTGATCAGGCGGTCGGGAATGCTGATCGGGAACCAGGCGCTTTCGTTCCAGTACACCTCGTCGCCTGCGTCGTGCAGCAAATCGTCCTCTGGGCCAACCATCGTCACGGGCACTCCCTATCCGTTGGCGTGCGCAGGCATGCTGCGCCAGCCCCACATGGTGGCCGCATCGTCGAAGCGGACCGCTTTGTCGAGTTCGACCGTGTAATCGGGCATCTTGGTGAGTACCTCGCGCAGCAGTACGTGGAACCACATCCGGAAGAGGCCGGCACCGACACACACGTGTGGTCCGTCCCCGAAAGCGATGTGCGGGTTCGGGGCGCGGTCGATGTTCACCGACGCCGGGCAGTCGAAGACCCGCGGATCACGGTTGGCCCCGGGCAACCAGATCAAGATCCGGTCGCCCGCGCGCAACTGGGCACCCTCGATCTCGATGTCCCGGGTGACGTTGCGAGCCAGGGACACTGCCGAGGACGTCTGCCGGAGAAGTTCCTCGCAGGCGGCCGGGATCAGGCTGTGGTCGGCCGCCAATCGTGCGCGTAACTCCGGGTCGCCGGCCAAGTAGGCCAGCGAGTTACCGATGGTCGCCGCCGGGTTCTCGGCCCCACCCACCAGGAGGGTGAAGATCATCCACATCACGTCATCGTCGTCGAGGTCGAACTCCGGCGACACCAGATGGCTGACGACGTCGTCGGTCGGATTGGTCTTACGCTCTGCCATCAACGCCTGAATGACGCCGATTGCATGACCCAGGGCCTCCATACCTTCCGCCATCTTCGGTGAGCCGGCGAAGTCGGGGTCGGAGGCGAATGGCATCACCTCGAGGGCGGCGTGGATGGACTTGATGAACGGCACCCGTTCGGCCTCCGGGAAGCCGAGATACAGCACCATCGAGCCGGCGGGGATCCGGTCGGCGATATCGCGCACGACGTCGAAATCACCCTTCGCCACCGCGTCGTCGACGGCCCCGACGATCAACTCCTCAAGCTGCGGAGCGATGCGGGCAACGGCTTTCTGATGGAACTTCGGCGTCAAAATCTTTCGTAATGTGCGGTGAAACGGTGGGTCGATCTCGGCCGGGATCAGCTTCGGACCGATCATCGTCGGAATCGTGACCCCACCGGTCATCTCCGGCGTCTTCAGCGACGAGAACACCTCCGCATCGCGCAGTACCCGCTTCGCCAGCGCGTGAGAGGCCACCACCCAGTAGCCGCCGTGCGCTTCGGTCCAGAAGATCGGATGGTCACTGACCTCGGCCAAGACTTGATCCCGCTGGTGCGAAGCCCGCACCGAGTGGTGATCGAAATCCAGTGTCGGAACCCGGATCACGCTGGTCATCGTGGTGTCTCCCCTAACCGATCGAAAGTTGCTGCGGCATTCGGCACCGTCACGCCTCCCGAGAATGGTAGCCGAACATAGTGTCCGAACATAGTGTTAAGTCGGAATGCCGGTCAATCGATCTGTCAACCGCGGGCGGCGATTTCGCGAGCCAACTCGGCGCGCACGGCATCGACTCTGGCTTCGACGAGCTGTGCAACGCGCTGTTCGACGGCGGGGCCGAGGGGCCATGACGTGCTGTCGTCACGAGGCGCGCGGCTGATTGCCCGGCGGACGACCAAGAGCATGACCACCATCCACAAAAAGAAGACGATGAACGGAATCCACCAGGGGAAGAGACCGTCCCATGCCAGCGGACCGGTCTTGAAGAACACGCAGAATGGGCCGGGCAGGAAGAGCAGCACCGTCCAGACGTTGAAATAGCCCACCCAGCGCGCAAAGACCCGTTCCCGTGACCGATCTTGGAATATCGCCACCGCGATCACCGCGGGCTGCAGGATCGCAGTGGCCCCCATACCGATGAACATCAGCCAAGGAATGTCGTCGAGTGCCTGGATGATCTCCGGTGAGCGGTCCGGACGGAACGCCGCAACCTCCAGGAACAGGGCCGGAATCATGAAGACCAGGACAGTCAGGCCGCCCAGAACGAGCTGCAGATCAGCCAGTACGGGATGGACCCCCGGCATCCGCTTCATCTGCGACGCGATCGCCGCGGACCACGACGCGTAGAACGGCGAGACGAACAGCGTCAGCAGTATGCCGAATCGAATCCCGGTGGTGTTCTCCCGATAGAACTCGGCAATCTGCGTCGGGTCGGCGGCCGGCGATGGCGGTGGCACGACGTGGGCGAAGGCAAGGAATCCGAACGCCCACAGCAGCACGAATACCGCGCCGCTCCAGTTGCACCAATGGAGGGTAATTCTGTGCGTCGACACGCTGCGCTCCTTCTTTCGAGGCCGCGTCCAAGACAGGACGTGATCGCGTCGCGCTCGAAGCGCGTGAGCTGGTCGTCGGCCGTCTCGACCAGTCGCCCAGCACAGGAGCCACTCCAAACATAGTGTCCGAATATAGTGTTACCCAAGCCGCCCGCGGGTAAGCGCTGTCGGGCTTGGGATCATCTCGGCACCCATCACCGCGTTACCCGGGTTCCACGAGGTACGCGATGAGCAACCGGCCGCCGTGGCGCCGGGACGTGGCGACTTCGCTATCTAATCAATGAAGCGGCGCACCAGGACCGGTGTGGACGAACATCAGTGGCATGCTCGGTGGACCGAACGGCAAGAGCAGGCCGGCGGCTCATACCGGGTCGGCCTCAACCGATGTCTGCCCGTTGCGGTTCGGGCGCACCGACTTCGAGGCGGCGCGAGCGTAGAGCGTCTCCCACACGACCGTCGTCATTCCGTCGAGACGGTCGGCGGCAGGGATGTCGCTGTCACTCATCAGTTGGTAGAGGCCGCGCTCAATCATCCACGCCAGCCACGGTGCGACACGTTCGAGGTCCAGGTCGGGATCGATCAGCCCGCTGAGTTGCTGCTCGCGGAAGCTGGCAGACATGTCGCCGAAGCGGCGCTCCATGACGCCCGCATACTGGGCACGTACGCGCCCGTCGTACGCGGCGGCTTCTGCGACCGCGGCCAGCATGTGCCGATGACGGGCATACTCGGCGACGATCTCGCCCAGTGCCGCCCTCAGATCGTCGCGGGTGGCGCCGGGCTGGAGCGAAAACCACGAGGAAGCCGCCTCGCCGACCTGCCGCGTGACACGATCGGCCAGCTCAAGCACGAGTGCGCCCTTGTCCTCGAAATACACGTAAAAGGTCGATCGGGCGATTTCGGCCCCGGTGATGAGCTGTTCAACACTGATCGCCGCGAAGCTGACGCCATCCACGATCTGCCGTTCCGCGGCAGCGAACAGTAGCGCGGCGATTTCCTCACGCCGCGTCGCCCGGCTGACTCGCGCCTTCCGCGGGTTGATTGGCATCGTGCGTCGCGCCTGTCTGTCGTTGATCCTCGCAAGTCTGGCTCTCAGACTATTCCGTTGAATGTCCACCGGATCAAGACGTTCGACCGTACGACCGGCGAGTCAACTTGGACAGGGAGCCTACCCGCATCCCATCGTCGTCGACATCTGCGATAGGCCCTCTTACTGATCATTCTCCGCAGAATCCGGCCGAGTCCGGCGCGTTCGTTTGTGCGTCACCGCTGTTCTGCGTCGAGAATTCGGAGCCGCTCGGATGACGAGGGTGATCAACACCGGAAGCCATGCGTCACCGAACTGCTCTCACCGGTTGCCGGGTACGAAACGAAAAGATGTCCGCGATGTCCCCAGGTGCGGCGTCCAGGAATCGCCCCCGACGAGCTCAGCGGTACTGGATCGCTGGTCTGTCCCACTTTGCGATTCAGGAGAAAATCTAGCAAGGATTAAGCGGCGATCGAGTCCACGGCCTCGGCCATTGCGGCAGCCTGTGGTTCACATCGCGAGCGGCGCGACCACTATTTCTCTGCGCGGGCGACCACTGCTGGGCGCCGTGCGCATATGATCCGGCGATGGCTAAGAAAGTCGCGAGCGCAGCGGCCGGTCCGGACGGCGACACCAAATCGCAACGCACCAGGGCGCGGATTCTGGATGCCGCCGCGCATGTACTGAGCGTGAAGGGCTTCGCGGGTACCCGGCTCACGGATGTCGCCGATTACGCCGAGATACAGGCACCGGCGATCTACTACTACTTTCCCTCCCGGGAAGACCTCATCGAGGAGGTCATGTTCTGTGGCATCAGCGACATGCGCGCTCACCTGCGGACCACCTTGGACGCCATGCCCGCCGACTCAACGGCGATGGACATGATCATGACGGCCGTGGAGGCTCACCTTCGGCATGAACTCGAGCTCTCCGACTACACCACAGCGTCGATTCGCAACTCCGGTCAGATCCCCGAGCACCTCCGTACCAGACAGAAGAAGGAGGAGGCTGCCTATGGCAGGATCTGGCAGGGCTTATTCGCCAACGCGCTCGCCGATGGGGACATCCGCAGCGACCTGGATCCAAGAATGGCCCGTTTGCTTGTGATGGGCGCCCTGAACTGGGCCGCAGAATGGTGGGACCCGCGACGTGGCTCGGTGGACGCCGTCGTGTCCAACGCGCAGATCTTGGTCCGCAGTGGTCTCAGCCCGTTGCCGGCCGCGACGCCAAAAAAGCGAGCAGCCCGGCGTCCCACAACCAGCTGATCCGGCGGAAGTCTCGTTCGTCCGGACGGAGTGACTCCCGACGCTTGGCAGTTTTTCTAGTATAGATTAACCTCGACTGTGCTTACCCAGACGATCGACGGTTGGCCGCTGCTCCCCAGCAGGCCGGGGCCCGTTGGCCTGTCATCCGCATTCTCGCTAGCAGGCCCAAGCCTCGCGCCCGCGATAGGAGCCCAACTTGACCGAAACATCGACTGCCACCAAACCCCTGGCGGGGGTGCGTGTCATCGAGATCTCGAGTTTTGTGGCGGTGCCCCTGGCCGGCATGACGCTTGCACAACTGGGCTGCGAGGTGATCCGCGTCGACCCGGTGGGCGGAGCAGCCGACTATCACCGCTGGCCCGTCGCCGAGAGCGGAGCCAGCATCTACTGGGCAGGCTTGAACAAGGGAAAGAAATCGGTGGCAGCCGATCTTCGAAATCCCGAGGGACAGAACCTGGTTCAGCGGCTGATCGCCGAGAGCGGGCCGCATGGGGGCATCCTGATCACCAACGTGGTGGGCCGTCAGTGGCATTCCTACGACGCGCTGGTGACGTCGCGGCCCGATCTCATTCATCTGGAGGTTTCCGGACGCGCCGACGGCGGCACCGGAGTGGATTACACGGTGAACGCCGGCGTGGGTTTTCCGCTGGTGACCGGGCAGCCTGATGAGTCGGGGCCCGTCAACCACGTGTTACCCGCCTGGGACGTCGCCTGCGGGCTCTACGCCGCGCTGGGCATCACCGCGGCTCTGCGCCACCGAGAAGTCACCGGAGAGGGCAGCCGGATTCGACTGCCGTTGGAAGACGTCGCCCTTGCCACCGCAGGGAACCTCGGCTTCCTGACCGAGCCCATGGTGAACCACACGCAACGTCAGCGCCTGGGCAATGCCATCTACGGTCAGTACGGGCAGAACTTCACCAGCGGCGACGGCATCTCCTTCATGGTCGTCGCGCTCACCGGACGGCACCTTCGCGATCTGGCCGAGCTCACCGGAACCACCACGGCCGTCGCGGCACTGGCCGAGAACTTCGGCGCCGACTTCGCCGACGAAGGTGATCGCTACCGGCACCGCGACGCGCTGAGCGAACTGTTCTCCACGTGGTTCGGGGACCACTCCGCCGACGAGATCTCGGCGGGTCTCGCCGCAACCTCCGTGCTCTGGGACCGCTACCGCACCTTCGCCGAGACCGCCGTGGACCCTCGTGTGACCGAGAACCCTTTGTTCAGTACCCTGCACCAACCACGCATAGGTGCGTACCTCGCGCCCGGCCTTCCACTGTCCATCGACGGGGCACACACCACGGCGACCGCCGCGCCCGCACTCGGCGATGACACCGCCGACGTCCTCACGCAACGACTGGGCATGACACCCGAGGACGTGCACGCTCTCCATGAAGCCGGCGTCGTGGCAGGTTCGTAGCGCCCCCGC
Protein-coding regions in this window:
- a CDS encoding cytochrome P450 codes for the protein MTSVIRVPTLDFDHHSVRASHQRDQVLAEVSDHPIFWTEAHGGYWVVASHALAKRVLRDAEVFSSLKTPEMTGGVTIPTMIGPKLIPAEIDPPFHRTLRKILTPKFHQKAVARIAPQLEELIVGAVDDAVAKGDFDVVRDIADRIPAGSMVLYLGFPEAERVPFIKSIHAALEVMPFASDPDFAGSPKMAEGMEALGHAIGVIQALMAERKTNPTDDVVSHLVSPEFDLDDDDVMWMIFTLLVGGAENPAATIGNSLAYLAGDPELRARLAADHSLIPAACEELLRQTSSAVSLARNVTRDIEIEGAQLRAGDRILIWLPGANRDPRVFDCPASVNIDRAPNPHIAFGDGPHVCVGAGLFRMWFHVLLREVLTKMPDYTVELDKAVRFDDAATMWGWRSMPAHANG
- a CDS encoding TetR/AcrR family transcriptional regulator, with protein sequence MPINPRKARVSRATRREEIAALLFAAAERQIVDGVSFAAISVEQLITGAEIARSTFYVYFEDKGALVLELADRVTRQVGEAASSWFSLQPGATRDDLRAALGEIVAEYARHRHMLAAVAEAAAYDGRVRAQYAGVMERRFGDMSASFREQQLSGLIDPDLDLERVAPWLAWMIERGLYQLMSDSDIPAADRLDGMTTVVWETLYARAASKSVRPNRNGQTSVEADPV
- a CDS encoding TetR/AcrR family transcriptional regulator yields the protein MAKKVASAAAGPDGDTKSQRTRARILDAAAHVLSVKGFAGTRLTDVADYAEIQAPAIYYYFPSREDLIEEVMFCGISDMRAHLRTTLDAMPADSTAMDMIMTAVEAHLRHELELSDYTTASIRNSGQIPEHLRTRQKKEEAAYGRIWQGLFANALADGDIRSDLDPRMARLLVMGALNWAAEWWDPRRGSVDAVVSNAQILVRSGLSPLPAATPKKRAARRPTTS
- a CDS encoding CoA transferase, translating into MTETSTATKPLAGVRVIEISSFVAVPLAGMTLAQLGCEVIRVDPVGGAADYHRWPVAESGASIYWAGLNKGKKSVAADLRNPEGQNLVQRLIAESGPHGGILITNVVGRQWHSYDALVTSRPDLIHLEVSGRADGGTGVDYTVNAGVGFPLVTGQPDESGPVNHVLPAWDVACGLYAALGITAALRHREVTGEGSRIRLPLEDVALATAGNLGFLTEPMVNHTQRQRLGNAIYGQYGQNFTSGDGISFMVVALTGRHLRDLAELTGTTTAVAALAENFGADFADEGDRYRHRDALSELFSTWFGDHSADEISAGLAATSVLWDRYRTFAETAVDPRVTENPLFSTLHQPRIGAYLAPGLPLSIDGAHTTATAAPALGDDTADVLTQRLGMTPEDVHALHEAGVVAGS